From the genome of Pelobacter propionicus DSM 2379, one region includes:
- a CDS encoding GNAT family N-acetyltransferase produces MISAPALLTREHHTGSFSCGVASLDDWLRHRAYSNQVSGASRTYVAAEGQRVVGYYCLASGALAVSDTPGPLRRNMPDPVPMAILGRLAVDRDFHRKGLGVALLQDAVIRTMQAGGILGIRGLLVHAISEEAKMFYEHHGFIASPTQPMTLTLSLKGMVSPQQPEMSG; encoded by the coding sequence ATGATATCAGCTCCGGCACTGCTGACGAGAGAGCACCACACCGGCAGCTTTTCCTGCGGCGTTGCCAGTCTGGACGACTGGCTGCGACACCGGGCATATTCCAACCAGGTAAGCGGAGCTTCCCGTACCTATGTTGCAGCGGAAGGGCAACGTGTTGTCGGCTATTACTGTTTGGCATCCGGAGCGCTGGCGGTAAGCGATACACCCGGGCCTCTTCGGCGCAACATGCCCGATCCGGTTCCCATGGCCATTCTTGGACGCCTGGCCGTTGATCGTGATTTTCACCGCAAGGGACTCGGCGTTGCGCTGCTCCAGGATGCCGTTATCAGAACGATGCAGGCGGGCGGAATTCTCGGAATTCGAGGTTTGCTCGTCCATGCCATATCCGAAGAAGCCAAGATGTTCTATGAACACCACGGCTTCATTGCCTCCCCCACGCAACCGATGACCCTGACACTCTCGCTGAAGGGTATGGTGTCGCCACAGCAGCCAGAAATGTCCGGCTGA